In a genomic window of Chrysemys picta bellii isolate R12L10 chromosome 1, ASM1138683v2, whole genome shotgun sequence:
- the FOXM1 gene encoding forkhead box protein M1 isoform X2 produces MMRTSPRRPLILKRRKLSLPDGNASNSPARDEPDGESKGVPTQEHSKGDKPRDRVECGTQKFPAGIKIINHPTMPNTQVVIIPPDADIQSIIEALTAKGRECGSNGPNKFILISSGGSSRPTGSTAAQQTLQSKDETSTATKGARVADCQGGEKNIGQNPDKTVERAVLWPPQVNSMGGQEQEGNSSGEATSSGLDNSLTNIQWLGKMSSDGLGPCTVKQEIEKENQTPVQETIKIEEDSIAATATSSSLWQDSISERPPYSYMAMIQFAINSTEKKRMTLKDIYTWIEDHFPYFKYVAKPGWKNSIRHNLSLHDMFVRETSANGKISFWTIHPDANRYLTLDQVFKPLDAGSPTSPEYSESQKRHIPELQKNTGGNSSNKTEPQNARRKMKPLLPRVSSYLVPIQFPVSQPLLLQSSLKVPQPMAQGASLSGSEAIRSSKRVRIAPKVLPSTEEPSSYLPTGPVKEKSHCDERPPPFAPTHSLKENNSQPGEAPASFPAALCIKEEKEDSYPDKWLPSFPPVSSIKEEPVQSDEETGLLLPVPCVKREKHFTMLKSPPRGVSDTVIIKRRKMGRSRRKQHLVLPCSEEPVLVLPESGGSDSFRLASDLPFLQETQSLELSCSQEEGGPFKTPVKEMFCKLPVSSTPSKVPTATPPMGGPDSWRLAPIAKESSELDFSPVRTPQVPFTSLQENLDLLGFNSTPLKNSLFDSPRQLLQTESNDMVSGPLTSSPASNPESTKQSSPELPASGLPENQSLMEGLVLDTMNNSLSKILLDISFSGLEDDILGPEMSWSQFIPELR; encoded by the exons ATGATGAGGACCAGCCCTCGCAGGCCCCTGATTCTGAAGAGACGAAAACTGTCCCTCCCAGATGGCAATGCATCCAACTCTCCAGCAAGAGATGAACCGGATGGGGAGAGTAAAGGAGTCCCCACGCAGGAGCATAGCAAAGGGGACAAACCCAGGGACAGAGTGgagtgtggcacccagaaattCCCAGCAGGAATAAAGATCATTAATCATCCCACCATGCCCAACACCCAGGTGGTGATCATCCCTCCCGATGCTGACATCCAGAGTATCATCGAGGCTCTGACAGCCAAGGGGAGAGAATGTGGCAGCAATGGGCCCAACAAGTTCATTCTTATCAGCAGTGGGGGCAGCTCTCGCCCCACAGGCTCAACAGCAGCTCAGCAGACGCTCCAATCAAAGGATGAGACGAGCACAGCAACAAAGGGGGCCAGAGTAGCAGATTGTCAGGGTGGAGAGAAGAACATCGGACAAAACCCTGACAAAACTGTGGAAAGGGCAGTACTGTGGCCTCCACAAGTCAATTCCATGGGAGGACAAGAACAGGAAGGAAACA GCAGTGGAGAGGCAACAAGCAGCGGGTTGGATAACAGTCTGACTAACATCCAATGGCTAGGGAAAATGAGCTCTGATGGGCTGGGCCCCTGTACTGTGAAACAAGAGATAGAGAAGGAGAACCAGACACCTGTGCAGGAGACGATCAAG ATTGAAGAAGACTCCATTGCTGCCACTgctacctcctcctccttgtgGCAGGACTCGATCTCAGAACGGCCCCCCTACTCCTACATGGCCATGATCCAGTTTGCCATCAACAGCACTGAGAAGAAGCGCATGACCTTGAAGGATATCTATACCTGGATTGAGGACCATTTTCCTTATTTCAAATATGTGGCCAAGCCAGGCTGGAAG AACTCCATTCGACACAATCTATCCCTTCACGATATGTTTGTCCGGGAGACGTCTGCTAATGGTAAAATCTCCTTCTGGACCATCCACCCTGATGCCAATCGCTATCTGACGCTGGACCAAGTGTTCAAG CCACTGGATGCGGGGTCACCAACATCGCCTGAGTATTCTGAATCA CAAAAACGACACATTCCAGAACTCCAGAAGAACACAGGgggaaacagcagcaacaaaACTGAGCCGCAGAATGCAC GCCGAAAGATGAAGCCTTTGCTTCCTCGCGTCAGCTCCTACCTGGTTCCAATCCAGTTTCCTGTGAGCCAACCTCTCCTCCTGCAGTCCTCCCTGAAGGTGCCTCAGCCCATGGCCCAGGGagcctccctcagtggctcagaGGCTATCCGGAGCAGCAAGCGTGTACGCATTGCTCCAAAG GTGTTGCCGTCCACTGAAGAGCCATCCTCATACTTGCCCACGGGGCCTGTGAAGGAGAAGAGTCACTGTGATGAAAGGCCGCCCCCATTTGCCCCAACCCATTCTCTAAAGGAGAACAACTCCCAGCCTGGTGAAGCGCCAGCCTCTttccctgcagccctgtgtataaaggaggagaaggaggattcCTATCCTGACAAATGGCTGCCCTCATTCCCCCCAGTCTCGTCTATAAAGGAGGAACCAGTGCAGTCTGATGAAGAGACAGGCCTGTTGCTCCCAGTACCATGTGTGAAGCGAGAGAAACACTTTACCATGCTGAAGTCCCCGCCCCGGGGCGTATCTGACACAGTGATTATAAAGAGGCGGAAGATGGGCAGGTCCAGAAGGAAACAGCACCTAGTGCTGCCTTGCTCAGAAGAGCCAGTCCTGGTTCTGCCAGAGAGCGGTGGCTCTGACTCCTTCAGGCTAGCGTCAGACCTTCCTTTCCTGCAGGAAACCCAGTCTCTAGAgctcagctgctcccaggaggagggtggccCCTTTAAAACACCAGTCAAGGAGATGTTCTGCAAGCTGCCAGTTTCCTCCACCCCTAGCAAAGTCCCAACTGCTACTCCACCAATGGGGGGCCCTGACTCCTGGAGACTTGCACCCATCGCTAAGGAAAGTAGTGAGCTGGACTTCAGCCCCGTGAGAACCCCTCAGGTGCCATTCACATCCCTCCAGGAGAACTTGGACTTGCTGGGCTTCAACAGCACTCCCCTTAAAAACTCCTTGTTTGACTCCCCTCGACAGCTTCTCCAAACAGAGTCCAATGACATGGTTTCCGGGCCCCTCACAAGCTCTCCTGCTTCCAATCCTGAATCCACCAAGCAATCATCCCCGGAATTGCCAGCCTCTGGACTACCTGAGAATCAGTCTCTCATGGAAGGCCTGGTCCTGGACACCATGAACAACAGCCTGAGCAAAATCCTGCTGGATATCAGCTTTTCTGGCCTAGAGGATGACAtcctggggccagagatgagCTGGTCTCAGTTTATTCCTGAACTGAGATAG
- the RHNO1 gene encoding RAD9, HUS1, RAD1-interacting nuclear orphan protein 1, which produces MPPKKKCIRQARKAQLRFLETPREGPTHHYGSPLPLAENPRHVSTKPLDQNASISWVSPQFESTVSTGFKRCQKQRHVAHSFQSRDDSRGFLHVGGVCRKQTVCKFPPLMFEAPQAHPYAGATGYSDSCGNPGNCAKTCHIQPKRGTAAKPSTSMGKPKSCRKGASQFPNQDAEPDVFSPPDLRTPELPSVRSYGCCGTLPQMNTLSPNPHSGLDLCADTTESLEPTSVLVKDTPEHEYGVKVTWRKRSHLMRYLREKGMLSPSDILVKTVRADPSQCSSLWKKDTLPLT; this is translated from the exons ATGCCTCCAAAGAAGAAATGCATCCGCCAGGCCCGCAAGGCACAACTGCGGTTCCTTGAAACTCCAAGAGAGGGGCCTACACATCACTATGGATCTCCACTGCCTTTGGCTGAGAACCCAAGACATGTTTCTACCAAACCTCTAGACCAGAATGCCTCCATCTCATGG GTGTCTCCACAGTTTGAAAGCACCGTGTCAACAGGCTTCAAGAGATGTCAGAAGCAGCGCCATGTTGCCCACAGCTTCCAGAGCCGGGATGATAGTCGTGGTTTCCTCCATGTGGGAGGAGTGTGTCGGAAACAAACAGTCTGCAAATTTCCTCCTTTAATGTTTGAGGCTCCACAGGCACACCCCTATGCTGGAGCAACAGGGTACTCAGACTCTTGTGGTAATCCAGGGAATTGTGCAAAGACATGCCATATCCAGCCAAAGAGGGGCACTGCAGCAAAGCCCAGTACCTCAATGGGCAAGCCTAAGAGCTGTAGAAAAGGGGCCTCTCAGTTTCCTAACCAGGATGCTGAGCCAGATGTCTTCAGTCCACCAGATCTACGGACTCCAGAGCTGCCCTCTGTGAGAAGCTATGGATGCTGTGGTACTCTGCCACAGATGAACACCCTCTCTCCGAATCCACATAGTGGCCTTGATCTCTGTGCTGATACCACTGAGAGCCTTGAACCAACATCTGTACTGGTCAAGGATACCCCAGAGCATGAGTACGGAGTGAAGGTAACCTGGAGAAAACGGTCTCACCTGATGAGATACCTGAGGGAGAAGGGGATGCTGAGCCCAAGTGACATCCTAGTGAAGACTGTAAGGGCTGATCCCAGTCAGTGCTCATCCCTTTGGAAAAAGGACACGCTGCCTTTGACTTGA
- the FOXM1 gene encoding forkhead box protein M1 isoform X3 produces the protein MMRTSPRRPLILKRRKLSLPDGNASNSPARDEPDGESKGVPTQEHSKGDKPRDRVECGTQKFPAGIKIINHPTMPNTQVVIIPPDADIQSIIEALTAKGRECGSNGPNKFILISSGGSSRPTGSTAAQQTLQSKDETSTATKGARVADCQGGEKNIGQNPDKTVERAVLWPPQVNSMGGQEQEGNSSGEATSSGLDNSLTNIQWLGKMSSDGLGPCTVKQEIEKENQTPVQETIKIEEDSIAATATSSSLWQDSISERPPYSYMAMIQFAINSTEKKRMTLKDIYTWIEDHFPYFKYVAKPGWKNSIRHNLSLHDMFVRETSANGKISFWTIHPDANRYLTLDQVFKQQKRHIPELQKNTGGNSSNKTEPQNARRKMKPLLPRVSSYLVPIQFPVSQPLLLQSSLKVPQPMAQGASLSGSEAIRSSKRVRIAPKVLPSTEEPSSYLPTGPVKEKSHCDERPPPFAPTHSLKENNSQPGEAPASFPAALCIKEEKEDSYPDKWLPSFPPVSSIKEEPVQSDEETGLLLPVPCVKREKHFTMLKSPPRGVSDTVIIKRRKMGRSRRKQHLVLPCSEEPVLVLPESGGSDSFRLASDLPFLQETQSLELSCSQEEGGPFKTPVKEMFCKLPVSSTPSKVPTATPPMGGPDSWRLAPIAKESSELDFSPVRTPQVPFTSLQENLDLLGFNSTPLKNSLFDSPRQLLQTESNDMVSGPLTSSPASNPESTKQSSPELPASGLPENQSLMEGLVLDTMNNSLSKILLDISFSGLEDDILGPEMSWSQFIPELR, from the exons ATGATGAGGACCAGCCCTCGCAGGCCCCTGATTCTGAAGAGACGAAAACTGTCCCTCCCAGATGGCAATGCATCCAACTCTCCAGCAAGAGATGAACCGGATGGGGAGAGTAAAGGAGTCCCCACGCAGGAGCATAGCAAAGGGGACAAACCCAGGGACAGAGTGgagtgtggcacccagaaattCCCAGCAGGAATAAAGATCATTAATCATCCCACCATGCCCAACACCCAGGTGGTGATCATCCCTCCCGATGCTGACATCCAGAGTATCATCGAGGCTCTGACAGCCAAGGGGAGAGAATGTGGCAGCAATGGGCCCAACAAGTTCATTCTTATCAGCAGTGGGGGCAGCTCTCGCCCCACAGGCTCAACAGCAGCTCAGCAGACGCTCCAATCAAAGGATGAGACGAGCACAGCAACAAAGGGGGCCAGAGTAGCAGATTGTCAGGGTGGAGAGAAGAACATCGGACAAAACCCTGACAAAACTGTGGAAAGGGCAGTACTGTGGCCTCCACAAGTCAATTCCATGGGAGGACAAGAACAGGAAGGAAACA GCAGTGGAGAGGCAACAAGCAGCGGGTTGGATAACAGTCTGACTAACATCCAATGGCTAGGGAAAATGAGCTCTGATGGGCTGGGCCCCTGTACTGTGAAACAAGAGATAGAGAAGGAGAACCAGACACCTGTGCAGGAGACGATCAAG ATTGAAGAAGACTCCATTGCTGCCACTgctacctcctcctccttgtgGCAGGACTCGATCTCAGAACGGCCCCCCTACTCCTACATGGCCATGATCCAGTTTGCCATCAACAGCACTGAGAAGAAGCGCATGACCTTGAAGGATATCTATACCTGGATTGAGGACCATTTTCCTTATTTCAAATATGTGGCCAAGCCAGGCTGGAAG AACTCCATTCGACACAATCTATCCCTTCACGATATGTTTGTCCGGGAGACGTCTGCTAATGGTAAAATCTCCTTCTGGACCATCCACCCTGATGCCAATCGCTATCTGACGCTGGACCAAGTGTTCAAG CAGCAAAAACGACACATTCCAGAACTCCAGAAGAACACAGGgggaaacagcagcaacaaaACTGAGCCGCAGAATGCAC GCCGAAAGATGAAGCCTTTGCTTCCTCGCGTCAGCTCCTACCTGGTTCCAATCCAGTTTCCTGTGAGCCAACCTCTCCTCCTGCAGTCCTCCCTGAAGGTGCCTCAGCCCATGGCCCAGGGagcctccctcagtggctcagaGGCTATCCGGAGCAGCAAGCGTGTACGCATTGCTCCAAAG GTGTTGCCGTCCACTGAAGAGCCATCCTCATACTTGCCCACGGGGCCTGTGAAGGAGAAGAGTCACTGTGATGAAAGGCCGCCCCCATTTGCCCCAACCCATTCTCTAAAGGAGAACAACTCCCAGCCTGGTGAAGCGCCAGCCTCTttccctgcagccctgtgtataaaggaggagaaggaggattcCTATCCTGACAAATGGCTGCCCTCATTCCCCCCAGTCTCGTCTATAAAGGAGGAACCAGTGCAGTCTGATGAAGAGACAGGCCTGTTGCTCCCAGTACCATGTGTGAAGCGAGAGAAACACTTTACCATGCTGAAGTCCCCGCCCCGGGGCGTATCTGACACAGTGATTATAAAGAGGCGGAAGATGGGCAGGTCCAGAAGGAAACAGCACCTAGTGCTGCCTTGCTCAGAAGAGCCAGTCCTGGTTCTGCCAGAGAGCGGTGGCTCTGACTCCTTCAGGCTAGCGTCAGACCTTCCTTTCCTGCAGGAAACCCAGTCTCTAGAgctcagctgctcccaggaggagggtggccCCTTTAAAACACCAGTCAAGGAGATGTTCTGCAAGCTGCCAGTTTCCTCCACCCCTAGCAAAGTCCCAACTGCTACTCCACCAATGGGGGGCCCTGACTCCTGGAGACTTGCACCCATCGCTAAGGAAAGTAGTGAGCTGGACTTCAGCCCCGTGAGAACCCCTCAGGTGCCATTCACATCCCTCCAGGAGAACTTGGACTTGCTGGGCTTCAACAGCACTCCCCTTAAAAACTCCTTGTTTGACTCCCCTCGACAGCTTCTCCAAACAGAGTCCAATGACATGGTTTCCGGGCCCCTCACAAGCTCTCCTGCTTCCAATCCTGAATCCACCAAGCAATCATCCCCGGAATTGCCAGCCTCTGGACTACCTGAGAATCAGTCTCTCATGGAAGGCCTGGTCCTGGACACCATGAACAACAGCCTGAGCAAAATCCTGCTGGATATCAGCTTTTCTGGCCTAGAGGATGACAtcctggggccagagatgagCTGGTCTCAGTTTATTCCTGAACTGAGATAG
- the FOXM1 gene encoding forkhead box protein M1 isoform X4, whose amino-acid sequence MMRTSPRRPLILKRRKLSLPDGNASNSPARDEPDGESKGVPTQEHSKGDKPRDRVECGTQKFPAGIKIINHPTMPNTQVVIIPPDADIQSIIEALTAKGRECGSNGPNKFILISSGGSSRPTGSTAAQQTLQSKDETSTATKGARVADCQGGEKNIGQNPDKTVERAVLWPPQVNSMGGQEQEGNSSGEATSSGLDNSLTNIQWLGKMSSDGLGPCTVKQEIEKENQTPVQETIKIEEDSIAATATSSSLWQDSISERPPYSYMAMIQFAINSTEKKRMTLKDIYTWIEDHFPYFKYVAKPGWKNSIRHNLSLHDMFVRETSANGKISFWTIHPDANRYLTLDQVFKQKRHIPELQKNTGGNSSNKTEPQNARRKMKPLLPRVSSYLVPIQFPVSQPLLLQSSLKVPQPMAQGASLSGSEAIRSSKRVRIAPKVLPSTEEPSSYLPTGPVKEKSHCDERPPPFAPTHSLKENNSQPGEAPASFPAALCIKEEKEDSYPDKWLPSFPPVSSIKEEPVQSDEETGLLLPVPCVKREKHFTMLKSPPRGVSDTVIIKRRKMGRSRRKQHLVLPCSEEPVLVLPESGGSDSFRLASDLPFLQETQSLELSCSQEEGGPFKTPVKEMFCKLPVSSTPSKVPTATPPMGGPDSWRLAPIAKESSELDFSPVRTPQVPFTSLQENLDLLGFNSTPLKNSLFDSPRQLLQTESNDMVSGPLTSSPASNPESTKQSSPELPASGLPENQSLMEGLVLDTMNNSLSKILLDISFSGLEDDILGPEMSWSQFIPELR is encoded by the exons ATGATGAGGACCAGCCCTCGCAGGCCCCTGATTCTGAAGAGACGAAAACTGTCCCTCCCAGATGGCAATGCATCCAACTCTCCAGCAAGAGATGAACCGGATGGGGAGAGTAAAGGAGTCCCCACGCAGGAGCATAGCAAAGGGGACAAACCCAGGGACAGAGTGgagtgtggcacccagaaattCCCAGCAGGAATAAAGATCATTAATCATCCCACCATGCCCAACACCCAGGTGGTGATCATCCCTCCCGATGCTGACATCCAGAGTATCATCGAGGCTCTGACAGCCAAGGGGAGAGAATGTGGCAGCAATGGGCCCAACAAGTTCATTCTTATCAGCAGTGGGGGCAGCTCTCGCCCCACAGGCTCAACAGCAGCTCAGCAGACGCTCCAATCAAAGGATGAGACGAGCACAGCAACAAAGGGGGCCAGAGTAGCAGATTGTCAGGGTGGAGAGAAGAACATCGGACAAAACCCTGACAAAACTGTGGAAAGGGCAGTACTGTGGCCTCCACAAGTCAATTCCATGGGAGGACAAGAACAGGAAGGAAACA GCAGTGGAGAGGCAACAAGCAGCGGGTTGGATAACAGTCTGACTAACATCCAATGGCTAGGGAAAATGAGCTCTGATGGGCTGGGCCCCTGTACTGTGAAACAAGAGATAGAGAAGGAGAACCAGACACCTGTGCAGGAGACGATCAAG ATTGAAGAAGACTCCATTGCTGCCACTgctacctcctcctccttgtgGCAGGACTCGATCTCAGAACGGCCCCCCTACTCCTACATGGCCATGATCCAGTTTGCCATCAACAGCACTGAGAAGAAGCGCATGACCTTGAAGGATATCTATACCTGGATTGAGGACCATTTTCCTTATTTCAAATATGTGGCCAAGCCAGGCTGGAAG AACTCCATTCGACACAATCTATCCCTTCACGATATGTTTGTCCGGGAGACGTCTGCTAATGGTAAAATCTCCTTCTGGACCATCCACCCTGATGCCAATCGCTATCTGACGCTGGACCAAGTGTTCAAG CAAAAACGACACATTCCAGAACTCCAGAAGAACACAGGgggaaacagcagcaacaaaACTGAGCCGCAGAATGCAC GCCGAAAGATGAAGCCTTTGCTTCCTCGCGTCAGCTCCTACCTGGTTCCAATCCAGTTTCCTGTGAGCCAACCTCTCCTCCTGCAGTCCTCCCTGAAGGTGCCTCAGCCCATGGCCCAGGGagcctccctcagtggctcagaGGCTATCCGGAGCAGCAAGCGTGTACGCATTGCTCCAAAG GTGTTGCCGTCCACTGAAGAGCCATCCTCATACTTGCCCACGGGGCCTGTGAAGGAGAAGAGTCACTGTGATGAAAGGCCGCCCCCATTTGCCCCAACCCATTCTCTAAAGGAGAACAACTCCCAGCCTGGTGAAGCGCCAGCCTCTttccctgcagccctgtgtataaaggaggagaaggaggattcCTATCCTGACAAATGGCTGCCCTCATTCCCCCCAGTCTCGTCTATAAAGGAGGAACCAGTGCAGTCTGATGAAGAGACAGGCCTGTTGCTCCCAGTACCATGTGTGAAGCGAGAGAAACACTTTACCATGCTGAAGTCCCCGCCCCGGGGCGTATCTGACACAGTGATTATAAAGAGGCGGAAGATGGGCAGGTCCAGAAGGAAACAGCACCTAGTGCTGCCTTGCTCAGAAGAGCCAGTCCTGGTTCTGCCAGAGAGCGGTGGCTCTGACTCCTTCAGGCTAGCGTCAGACCTTCCTTTCCTGCAGGAAACCCAGTCTCTAGAgctcagctgctcccaggaggagggtggccCCTTTAAAACACCAGTCAAGGAGATGTTCTGCAAGCTGCCAGTTTCCTCCACCCCTAGCAAAGTCCCAACTGCTACTCCACCAATGGGGGGCCCTGACTCCTGGAGACTTGCACCCATCGCTAAGGAAAGTAGTGAGCTGGACTTCAGCCCCGTGAGAACCCCTCAGGTGCCATTCACATCCCTCCAGGAGAACTTGGACTTGCTGGGCTTCAACAGCACTCCCCTTAAAAACTCCTTGTTTGACTCCCCTCGACAGCTTCTCCAAACAGAGTCCAATGACATGGTTTCCGGGCCCCTCACAAGCTCTCCTGCTTCCAATCCTGAATCCACCAAGCAATCATCCCCGGAATTGCCAGCCTCTGGACTACCTGAGAATCAGTCTCTCATGGAAGGCCTGGTCCTGGACACCATGAACAACAGCCTGAGCAAAATCCTGCTGGATATCAGCTTTTCTGGCCTAGAGGATGACAtcctggggccagagatgagCTGGTCTCAGTTTATTCCTGAACTGAGATAG
- the FOXM1 gene encoding forkhead box protein M1 isoform X1, whose protein sequence is MMRTSPRRPLILKRRKLSLPDGNASNSPARDEPDGESKGVPTQEHSKGDKPRDRVECGTQKFPAGIKIINHPTMPNTQVVIIPPDADIQSIIEALTAKGRECGSNGPNKFILISSGGSSRPTGSTAAQQTLQSKDETSTATKGARVADCQGGEKNIGQNPDKTVERAVLWPPQVNSMGGQEQEGNSSGEATSSGLDNSLTNIQWLGKMSSDGLGPCTVKQEIEKENQTPVQETIKIEEDSIAATATSSSLWQDSISERPPYSYMAMIQFAINSTEKKRMTLKDIYTWIEDHFPYFKYVAKPGWKNSIRHNLSLHDMFVRETSANGKISFWTIHPDANRYLTLDQVFKPLDAGSPTSPEYSESQQKRHIPELQKNTGGNSSNKTEPQNARRKMKPLLPRVSSYLVPIQFPVSQPLLLQSSLKVPQPMAQGASLSGSEAIRSSKRVRIAPKVLPSTEEPSSYLPTGPVKEKSHCDERPPPFAPTHSLKENNSQPGEAPASFPAALCIKEEKEDSYPDKWLPSFPPVSSIKEEPVQSDEETGLLLPVPCVKREKHFTMLKSPPRGVSDTVIIKRRKMGRSRRKQHLVLPCSEEPVLVLPESGGSDSFRLASDLPFLQETQSLELSCSQEEGGPFKTPVKEMFCKLPVSSTPSKVPTATPPMGGPDSWRLAPIAKESSELDFSPVRTPQVPFTSLQENLDLLGFNSTPLKNSLFDSPRQLLQTESNDMVSGPLTSSPASNPESTKQSSPELPASGLPENQSLMEGLVLDTMNNSLSKILLDISFSGLEDDILGPEMSWSQFIPELR, encoded by the exons ATGATGAGGACCAGCCCTCGCAGGCCCCTGATTCTGAAGAGACGAAAACTGTCCCTCCCAGATGGCAATGCATCCAACTCTCCAGCAAGAGATGAACCGGATGGGGAGAGTAAAGGAGTCCCCACGCAGGAGCATAGCAAAGGGGACAAACCCAGGGACAGAGTGgagtgtggcacccagaaattCCCAGCAGGAATAAAGATCATTAATCATCCCACCATGCCCAACACCCAGGTGGTGATCATCCCTCCCGATGCTGACATCCAGAGTATCATCGAGGCTCTGACAGCCAAGGGGAGAGAATGTGGCAGCAATGGGCCCAACAAGTTCATTCTTATCAGCAGTGGGGGCAGCTCTCGCCCCACAGGCTCAACAGCAGCTCAGCAGACGCTCCAATCAAAGGATGAGACGAGCACAGCAACAAAGGGGGCCAGAGTAGCAGATTGTCAGGGTGGAGAGAAGAACATCGGACAAAACCCTGACAAAACTGTGGAAAGGGCAGTACTGTGGCCTCCACAAGTCAATTCCATGGGAGGACAAGAACAGGAAGGAAACA GCAGTGGAGAGGCAACAAGCAGCGGGTTGGATAACAGTCTGACTAACATCCAATGGCTAGGGAAAATGAGCTCTGATGGGCTGGGCCCCTGTACTGTGAAACAAGAGATAGAGAAGGAGAACCAGACACCTGTGCAGGAGACGATCAAG ATTGAAGAAGACTCCATTGCTGCCACTgctacctcctcctccttgtgGCAGGACTCGATCTCAGAACGGCCCCCCTACTCCTACATGGCCATGATCCAGTTTGCCATCAACAGCACTGAGAAGAAGCGCATGACCTTGAAGGATATCTATACCTGGATTGAGGACCATTTTCCTTATTTCAAATATGTGGCCAAGCCAGGCTGGAAG AACTCCATTCGACACAATCTATCCCTTCACGATATGTTTGTCCGGGAGACGTCTGCTAATGGTAAAATCTCCTTCTGGACCATCCACCCTGATGCCAATCGCTATCTGACGCTGGACCAAGTGTTCAAG CCACTGGATGCGGGGTCACCAACATCGCCTGAGTATTCTGAATCA CAGCAAAAACGACACATTCCAGAACTCCAGAAGAACACAGGgggaaacagcagcaacaaaACTGAGCCGCAGAATGCAC GCCGAAAGATGAAGCCTTTGCTTCCTCGCGTCAGCTCCTACCTGGTTCCAATCCAGTTTCCTGTGAGCCAACCTCTCCTCCTGCAGTCCTCCCTGAAGGTGCCTCAGCCCATGGCCCAGGGagcctccctcagtggctcagaGGCTATCCGGAGCAGCAAGCGTGTACGCATTGCTCCAAAG GTGTTGCCGTCCACTGAAGAGCCATCCTCATACTTGCCCACGGGGCCTGTGAAGGAGAAGAGTCACTGTGATGAAAGGCCGCCCCCATTTGCCCCAACCCATTCTCTAAAGGAGAACAACTCCCAGCCTGGTGAAGCGCCAGCCTCTttccctgcagccctgtgtataaaggaggagaaggaggattcCTATCCTGACAAATGGCTGCCCTCATTCCCCCCAGTCTCGTCTATAAAGGAGGAACCAGTGCAGTCTGATGAAGAGACAGGCCTGTTGCTCCCAGTACCATGTGTGAAGCGAGAGAAACACTTTACCATGCTGAAGTCCCCGCCCCGGGGCGTATCTGACACAGTGATTATAAAGAGGCGGAAGATGGGCAGGTCCAGAAGGAAACAGCACCTAGTGCTGCCTTGCTCAGAAGAGCCAGTCCTGGTTCTGCCAGAGAGCGGTGGCTCTGACTCCTTCAGGCTAGCGTCAGACCTTCCTTTCCTGCAGGAAACCCAGTCTCTAGAgctcagctgctcccaggaggagggtggccCCTTTAAAACACCAGTCAAGGAGATGTTCTGCAAGCTGCCAGTTTCCTCCACCCCTAGCAAAGTCCCAACTGCTACTCCACCAATGGGGGGCCCTGACTCCTGGAGACTTGCACCCATCGCTAAGGAAAGTAGTGAGCTGGACTTCAGCCCCGTGAGAACCCCTCAGGTGCCATTCACATCCCTCCAGGAGAACTTGGACTTGCTGGGCTTCAACAGCACTCCCCTTAAAAACTCCTTGTTTGACTCCCCTCGACAGCTTCTCCAAACAGAGTCCAATGACATGGTTTCCGGGCCCCTCACAAGCTCTCCTGCTTCCAATCCTGAATCCACCAAGCAATCATCCCCGGAATTGCCAGCCTCTGGACTACCTGAGAATCAGTCTCTCATGGAAGGCCTGGTCCTGGACACCATGAACAACAGCCTGAGCAAAATCCTGCTGGATATCAGCTTTTCTGGCCTAGAGGATGACAtcctggggccagagatgagCTGGTCTCAGTTTATTCCTGAACTGAGATAG